One Desulfobulbus propionicus DSM 2032 DNA segment encodes these proteins:
- a CDS encoding radical SAM/SPASM domain-containing protein, with amino-acid sequence MNQPCPSPRLQPTLANRLKWIRYFIKFSVRYGHWDFFSDFNIEINTSCNRRCAYCPNSVFERGLIKNEQRMDEALYHKLIDELATINFRGRLSPQLYGEPLLDPRLIPLMAYTRAKLPKVHIVLISNGDALTVDTFHALIEAGVDKFSITQHGESMSNNMQALFAHLENNDKLLARIRYNRFDADTPLYNRGGLIQPARVNTVPRCTDPGNPVAIDYAGNVILCCHDYLSSVVFGNIRTDKFLDIWFSPRYRAIRKQLRNGEYRLPICRKCTGQEASCPPQQTVTTF; translated from the coding sequence ATGAACCAACCATGCCCCTCCCCCCGCCTGCAGCCAACGCTGGCCAACCGCCTGAAGTGGATCCGTTATTTCATCAAATTTTCCGTTCGCTACGGCCACTGGGATTTTTTCAGCGATTTCAACATCGAGATCAACACCTCGTGCAACAGGCGCTGCGCCTACTGCCCCAACAGTGTGTTCGAGCGGGGGCTGATCAAAAACGAACAGCGCATGGACGAGGCCCTGTACCATAAGCTGATCGACGAGCTGGCCACCATCAACTTCAGGGGACGGCTCAGCCCCCAGCTGTACGGCGAACCGCTGCTCGACCCCCGACTCATCCCGCTGATGGCCTACACCAGGGCGAAGCTGCCCAAGGTTCATATCGTCCTCATCTCCAACGGCGATGCCCTGACCGTGGACACCTTCCATGCCCTGATCGAGGCCGGAGTCGACAAATTTTCCATTACCCAGCACGGCGAATCGATGAGCAACAACATGCAGGCCCTGTTTGCCCATTTGGAAAACAACGACAAGCTGTTGGCCAGGATCCGCTACAACCGCTTCGACGCGGATACACCGCTGTACAATCGCGGCGGCCTCATCCAACCGGCCAGGGTCAACACCGTTCCCCGCTGCACCGATCCCGGCAATCCGGTGGCCATCGATTACGCCGGCAACGTGATCCTCTGCTGCCACGATTATCTGAGCTCGGTGGTCTTCGGCAACATCCGCACCGACAAGTTTCTCGATATCTGGTTCAGCCCCCGATACCGGGCGATCCGGAAACAGCTCAGAAACGGCGAATACCGCCTGCCCATCTGCCGAAAATGCACTGGGCAGGAAGCGTCCTGCCCCCCGCAGCAGACCGTCACCACTTTCTAA
- the lysS gene encoding lysine--tRNA ligase — protein METTSNLLKQRREKAESLAQSGVKLFSNTFKAPDPIIDILPQGEHLAPECHDDSGHSYRVAGRVMSMRKFGKAAFFHLQDASERLQIYARRDLLGEEVYDLFKKWDVGDIVGVEGRLFKTKTGELSLEATTLQMITKSLRPLPEKFHGLTDVETRYRQRYLDLIVNPEAREVFKKRVEIIRLIREFLNNRGYMEVETPMMQPVPGGATAKPFRTHHNALDMDLYLRIAPELYLKRLLVGGFEKVFEINRNFRNEGLSTRHNPEFTMLEFYQAYATYHDLMDLTEEMVSWLAHEVTGSMDISYQGTPVNLAPPWRRLTMEESLVQIGGLDPAVLEDDTAVMALAKQKGIELQPGAGPGKAKTELFELLVEERLIDPTFITSYPTEVSPLARRNEEDPTVTDRFELFITGREIANAFSELNDPIDQLQRFQKQIDERGEDEEIHPVLDRDYVRALEYGMPSAAGEGIGIDRLVMLLTDSPSIRDVILFPQMKPEIGE, from the coding sequence ATGGAAACAACGAGCAACCTTCTCAAACAGCGGCGGGAAAAGGCCGAATCCCTGGCCCAATCCGGCGTCAAGCTGTTCAGCAATACCTTCAAGGCCCCTGATCCCATCATCGACATCCTGCCCCAGGGCGAACACCTCGCACCCGAATGTCACGACGACTCGGGCCACAGCTACCGGGTGGCCGGCCGGGTGATGTCGATGCGCAAGTTCGGCAAGGCGGCCTTCTTTCACCTCCAGGACGCCAGCGAACGCCTCCAGATCTATGCCCGCCGCGACCTGCTGGGCGAGGAGGTCTACGATCTCTTTAAAAAATGGGATGTGGGCGACATTGTCGGCGTCGAGGGACGGCTGTTCAAGACCAAGACCGGCGAGCTGTCGCTGGAGGCCACCACCCTGCAGATGATCACCAAGTCGCTGCGGCCGCTGCCGGAGAAGTTCCACGGCCTGACCGATGTCGAGACCCGTTACCGCCAGCGCTATCTCGATCTGATCGTCAATCCCGAGGCGCGCGAGGTGTTCAAGAAGCGGGTGGAGATCATCCGGCTGATCCGCGAATTTCTCAACAACCGCGGCTACATGGAGGTGGAAACCCCGATGATGCAGCCGGTGCCCGGCGGCGCCACGGCCAAGCCCTTCCGCACCCACCACAACGCGCTTGACATGGATCTCTACCTGCGCATCGCCCCGGAACTCTACCTCAAACGGCTCTTGGTGGGCGGCTTCGAGAAGGTGTTCGAGATCAACCGCAACTTCCGCAACGAGGGACTCTCGACCCGCCACAACCCGGAATTCACCATGCTCGAATTCTATCAGGCCTACGCCACCTACCACGACCTGATGGACCTGACCGAGGAGATGGTTTCGTGGCTGGCCCATGAGGTCACCGGCTCCATGGACATCAGCTATCAGGGCACACCGGTCAACCTGGCCCCGCCCTGGCGGCGGCTGACCATGGAGGAATCCCTGGTGCAGATCGGCGGCCTCGATCCGGCGGTACTCGAGGACGACACGGCGGTGATGGCGCTGGCCAAGCAAAAGGGGATCGAACTCCAGCCGGGCGCCGGCCCGGGCAAGGCCAAGACCGAGCTGTTCGAGCTGCTGGTCGAGGAACGGCTGATCGACCCGACCTTCATCACCTCCTATCCCACCGAGGTTTCGCCCCTGGCCCGGCGCAACGAGGAAGACCCCACCGTCACCGACCGCTTCGAGCTGTTCATCACCGGCCGGGAGATCGCCAACGCCTTTTCCGAGCTCAACGACCCCATCGACCAGCTGCAACGCTTCCAGAAACAGATCGACGAGCGCGGCGAGGACGAGGAGATCCATCCGGTGCTCGACCGCGACTATGTCCGCGCCTTGGAATACGGCATGCCGTCGGCCGCCGGCGAGGGTATCGGCATCGACCGGTTGGTCATGCTGCTCACCGATTCGCCCTCGATCCGCGACGTCATCCTCTTTCCGCAGATGAAGCCGGAAATCGGCGAGTGA
- a CDS encoding lipoprotein-releasing ABC transporter permease subunit — MAAFEWFVSLRYLRAKRKQKFISLITVISILGVAVGVLALIVVLSVWTGFTEGLRDQIIGVNAHALVQRFGGPIADTEEVTARIQAVEGVAATTPFINGQALISSSSQSTGVFLRGIDAASALRVLSIGQKMQAGALTDLDQPLEVPAIVLGRDMARQLQVGVGDRVRLMSPNGPLSPMGVLPKIRTCLVVGIFHTGMSEYDSTIGYISLDTARSLTDLRQGVHGIEIRVADIDQADRTAQAVQQALGSGYSVRDWMRLNQNMFAALKLEKTGIFIALNLIILVAALNIISALTMVVMEKNRDIAILKSMGATTRSIMRIFFYQGMVIGLSGTVIGLAGGLGLCALLKRYKIIELPPDVYPMSTMPIKVVPFDVGVILISAIVITLAATLYPSWKASRIRPAEALSYE; from the coding sequence ATGGCCGCCTTTGAATGGTTCGTCAGCCTGCGCTACCTGCGGGCCAAACGTAAACAGAAATTCATCTCCCTGATCACCGTCATTTCCATCCTCGGGGTGGCGGTTGGAGTCCTGGCCCTGATCGTGGTCCTGTCGGTGTGGACCGGATTCACCGAGGGACTGCGTGATCAGATTATCGGCGTCAACGCCCATGCCCTGGTCCAGCGCTTCGGCGGCCCCATTGCCGACACCGAGGAGGTGACTGCACGGATTCAGGCCGTGGAAGGGGTTGCGGCCACCACGCCGTTCATCAACGGCCAGGCCCTGATCAGTTCCAGCAGCCAGTCCACCGGCGTGTTTCTGCGCGGTATCGATGCCGCCAGCGCCCTGCGGGTGCTCAGCATCGGTCAAAAGATGCAGGCCGGGGCGCTGACCGACCTCGACCAGCCCCTGGAGGTGCCGGCCATTGTCCTGGGCCGCGACATGGCCCGCCAGCTGCAAGTGGGCGTGGGCGACCGGGTGCGCTTGATGTCGCCCAACGGGCCGCTCTCGCCCATGGGGGTGCTGCCCAAGATCCGCACCTGCCTGGTGGTGGGCATCTTCCACACCGGCATGTCCGAGTATGACTCGACCATCGGCTACATCAGTCTCGACACCGCCCGCAGCCTCACCGACCTGCGCCAGGGGGTGCATGGCATCGAGATCCGGGTCGCGGACATCGACCAAGCCGACCGGACAGCCCAGGCTGTCCAGCAGGCCCTGGGCAGCGGCTATTCGGTGCGTGACTGGATGCGCCTCAATCAGAACATGTTTGCCGCCCTCAAGCTGGAAAAGACCGGCATCTTCATCGCTCTCAACCTGATCATCCTGGTGGCGGCACTGAACATCATCAGCGCCCTGACCATGGTGGTGATGGAAAAAAACCGCGACATCGCCATCCTCAAATCCATGGGCGCCACCACCCGCTCGATCATGCGCATCTTCTTCTACCAGGGCATGGTGATCGGCCTTTCGGGCACGGTCATCGGCCTGGCCGGGGGCTTGGGCCTCTGCGCCCTGCTCAAGCGCTACAAGATCATCGAACTGCCGCCGGATGTCTATCCCATGTCCACCATGCCGATCAAGGTGGTGCCGTTTGACGTGGGCGTCATCCTCATCTCCGCCATCGTCATCACCCTGGCCGCGACCCTCTACCCCTCGTGGAAGGCATCGCGCATTCGTCCGGCCGAGGCCCTGAGCTATGAATAA
- a CDS encoding CHAP domain-containing protein, producing MHRSALNTALFLASALLLFCAGCSPTKHSAATQQSPPTQAHRPTADATDPAAAASTAGEAAREASASPVCASPEQLLNSERNRDACYHLRPAKTMVVKKTVKQSRPSNKASKKTAGKTTKGKAAKVAVKQKKKAAAATTRVVTTRTVGLCQPQSLIYARCRTGITTCRLGNTSPVQWFACARANSATSAMPAAGSVIVLDANTGRNMPTGHPAYVEEVRNNPDGTWTLRISHTNYDRQCHLDQDATVLFDPRRMTASFESGPWGPWAKNLKVLGFILR from the coding sequence ATGCACCGATCCGCTCTCAATACAGCCCTGTTCCTAGCCAGCGCCCTCCTGCTTTTCTGCGCCGGCTGCTCGCCGACCAAACACTCCGCGGCCACGCAGCAATCGCCGCCGACGCAGGCGCATCGGCCCACCGCCGACGCCACCGATCCGGCCGCTGCCGCCAGCACGGCGGGCGAGGCGGCAAGGGAGGCGAGCGCGTCCCCGGTCTGCGCCTCCCCGGAACAGCTCCTCAACAGCGAGCGCAACCGGGATGCCTGCTACCATCTGCGGCCGGCGAAAACGATGGTGGTCAAAAAGACGGTCAAACAAAGCCGTCCATCGAACAAAGCAAGCAAGAAAACCGCCGGAAAGACGACCAAAGGCAAGGCCGCCAAGGTGGCGGTCAAACAGAAAAAAAAGGCGGCCGCCGCCACGACCCGGGTCGTCACCACCAGGACCGTCGGTCTCTGTCAGCCGCAGAGCCTGATCTATGCCCGCTGCCGCACCGGGATCACCACCTGCCGACTGGGCAACACCAGTCCGGTCCAGTGGTTTGCCTGCGCCCGCGCCAACAGCGCCACCTCGGCCATGCCCGCCGCCGGCTCGGTGATCGTCCTCGACGCCAACACAGGCCGCAACATGCCCACCGGTCATCCCGCCTATGTCGAAGAGGTGCGTAACAATCCCGATGGCACCTGGACCCTGCGCATCAGCCACACCAACTACGACCGCCAATGCCATCTGGACCAGGATGCCACGGTGTTGTTTGATCCCCGGCGCATGACCGCCTCGTTCGAATCCGGCCCCTGGGGTCCGTGGGCCAAGAATCTCAAGGTCCTGGGCTTTATCCTCCGCTAG
- a CDS encoding ABC transporter ATP-binding protein — MNKPLLQATGLCKSYLSGQDTITVLKEVDLSVQPGEMTAIIGASGSGKTTLLQILGTLDVPDAGHIVFDGTELTGKSEPELAGHRNTRIGFIFQFHHLLPEFSALENVMMPGLINGRPRSVLKDKAQELLERVGLGERLEHRSGELSGGEQQRVALARALVMEPALLLADEPTGNLDSASGTRVFALLRELSASLGLAVVMVTHNMELARAMDRCLTLVDGSLR; from the coding sequence ATGAATAAGCCGCTGCTTCAGGCCACGGGCCTGTGTAAATCGTACCTGAGCGGACAGGACACCATCACCGTGCTCAAGGAGGTCGATCTCTCGGTGCAGCCCGGCGAGATGACCGCGATCATCGGCGCCTCGGGTTCGGGCAAGACTACCCTGCTGCAGATTCTCGGCACCCTGGATGTGCCCGACGCCGGCCACATCGTCTTTGACGGCACCGAACTGACCGGCAAGAGCGAGCCGGAACTGGCCGGCCACCGCAACACCCGTATCGGCTTTATCTTCCAATTCCACCACCTGCTGCCCGAGTTCTCCGCCCTGGAAAACGTGATGATGCCGGGATTGATCAACGGCCGGCCGCGCTCGGTGCTCAAGGACAAGGCCCAGGAGCTGCTTGAGCGGGTGGGATTGGGCGAGCGACTCGAGCATCGCAGCGGCGAGCTGTCCGGCGGCGAACAGCAGCGGGTCGCCCTGGCCCGCGCCCTGGTGATGGAACCGGCCCTGTTGCTGGCCGACGAGCCCACCGGCAACCTCGATTCCGCCAGCGGCACCCGGGTTTTCGCCCTGCTGCGCGAACTCAGTGCCAGCCTCGGTCTGGCGGTGGTCATGGTCACCCACAACATGGAGTTGGCCCGGGCCATGGATCGCTGTCTCACCCTGGTCGACGGCAGCCTGCGATAA